The Opitutus sp. ER46 genome contains the following window.
CCCGATCCCGAGCGTCTGTCGCAGACGCACAACGCCGCCCGTTTCACGGTCGAGCACCGGCACATCGCCTGGGTCCTGCTCGTCGCCACCCTTCTCTGGGGCTGGTACGGCTACCACGCGATGCCCCAGCGCAAGGATCCGGACATTCCGGTCCGTCTCGCCGTCGCCGTGACCGCCTGGCCCGGCGTGTCCGCCGCCGAGGTCGAGCAGCAGATCACGCGCGTGGTGGAGGCCAAGATTGCCGAGAGTTCAGCGCTCCATCCCGCTGCGCCGCACGCTTACGGCATCCGCTCGGTCAGCCTGCCCGGCCTGTCCATTGTCCACGTGCAGTTGGCGGAGAATGTCCGCGATACCAAGAAGGAGTTCAGCGACATCAGCCTGAAGCTCGACAGCCTCAACAGCCGGCTCCCGGCCGGCGCGGGCCCGATCCAGTTCGTCAGCGATTTTGGCGACACCTCGGCCATGATGCTGACGATCGCGAGCCCGCCGGTCGACGCGGTCGAGATTGCCCTTCGGGCCCGGCAGGTCGGCGCCGCGCTCGCGGAGGTCCGCACCAACGCCGGCAATCCGACCGACCATGTCGCGGCGGTCTACAGCTTCCCCACCTCGATGCCGGCCGACGCCGTCCGGCGCGGGCTCGAGCGCTTTGTTCGCCGCGCCGAACGCGACGGCATCTTCCGCCAACCGCGCCTCTTCTCCGCCGCCGGATTCGTCGGCGTGGACGGCGCGTCGACCCAGACCGACGACCAGATTCGCGCCTACATCAACCGGTACCTCGAGGACGAGATTCAGGCGGGGGACATCCATCCCGACGCCTGGGGCCCCGCGATCATACGCGATCCCGCCGAGATCGAGGCGCGCCTGCAGGCCGTGGCCGGCGACAAGTACAGCTACCGCGAGCTCGACGAGTTCAGCGACCTCATCGCCCGCTCGCTGGCGGGCGTGCCGCAGGCCGCCAAGTACCAGCGCACCGGCGTGCTGCCGGAGCGCGTCTACATCGATTACGCGCAGGAACGTCTCGCCGGGCTGGGTCTGCAACCCGCCCGGCTGGCCGAGCTCCTGCAGGCCCGGAACATCGCCACGGCCAGCGGCATGATCGAAGCCGGTGGCAAATGGGTGTACCTCAGTCCCACCGGGGAATTCGCGTCCGCCGACGACATTGGCGCGGTGCTCGTGGCCGCCGGCGCTGATGGCAACCCGGTCTATCTCCGCGATCTCGCCGAAATCAGCCGCGCCTACCAGGTGCCGGCGCAGACGCTCAACTACCACACTTGGAAGGACACGCACGGCGCCTGGCATCGGTCCCGCGCCGTGACCGTCGCCGTGTTCATGCGGGCGGGCGAACAGATCGCCACCTTCGGCGCGGAGGTCGATCAGCGGCTCGCGGCCCTCCGCCACATCCTGCCGCAAGACCTGATGGTGGTGCGGACCTCCGACCAGCCGCGCCAGGTACGCGAGAACATCGAGTTGTTCATGGGCGCGCTCTACGAGGCCATCGCACTCGTCGTGTTCGTCGCCCTCATCGGCTTCTGGGAATGGCGGTCCGCCCTCCTGATGGCGCTGTCCATGCCCATCACCCTCGCGATGACGTTCGGGCTGATGTCGCTCCTCGGGATCGACCTCCAGCAGATCTCCATCGGGTCGCTGATCGTCGCGCTGGGCTTGTTGGTCGACAACCCCGTCGTGGCCGGGGATGCGATCAAGCGCGGGCTGGCGGACGGATTGCCGCCGACGCAGGCGTCCTGGCGCGGGCCCACGAAGCTCGCGAAAGCGATCCTGTTCGCGACCATCACCAACGTGGTCGCCTACCTGCCGTTCCTCCTGATCAAGGGCGCGACCGGTGAATTCCTCTA
Protein-coding sequences here:
- a CDS encoding efflux RND transporter permease subunit, producing MAHRPDPERLSQTHNAARFTVEHRHIAWVLLVATLLWGWYGYHAMPQRKDPDIPVRLAVAVTAWPGVSAAEVEQQITRVVEAKIAESSALHPAAPHAYGIRSVSLPGLSIVHVQLAENVRDTKKEFSDISLKLDSLNSRLPAGAGPIQFVSDFGDTSAMMLTIASPPVDAVEIALRARQVGAALAEVRTNAGNPTDHVAAVYSFPTSMPADAVRRGLERFVRRAERDGIFRQPRLFSAAGFVGVDGASTQTDDQIRAYINRYLEDEIQAGDIHPDAWGPAIIRDPAEIEARLQAVAGDKYSYRELDEFSDLIARSLAGVPQAAKYQRTGVLPERVYIDYAQERLAGLGLQPARLAELLQARNIATASGMIEAGGKWVYLSPTGEFASADDIGAVLVAAGADGNPVYLRDLAEISRAYQVPAQTLNYHTWKDTHGAWHRSRAVTVAVFMRAGEQIATFGAEVDQRLAALRHILPQDLMVVRTSDQPRQVRENIELFMGALYEAIALVVFVALIGFWEWRSALLMALSMPITLAMTFGLMSLLGIDLQQISIGSLIVALGLLVDNPVVAGDAIKRGLADGLPPTQASWRGPTKLAKAILFATITNVVAYLPFLLIKGATGEFLYSLPVVMACSLFASLIVAMTFVPLLGRLLLRAPRRPEPTVAERRQHGLYGRYARLAQWSIRHRWQVLAGSIPLLVLGAVMMANLRTLFFPDDVQYLSTIDVRLPNNASVRSTNVAVQEAERVIQEVCAREVAGKTGRGEATVLHSLTSFVGVGAPRFWFSISPEIQQPNYGQIIVQIEDKELMPTLAGKLQTALAAQVPGARVEVKQLQTNPVEFPVEIMISSLVDPGPERSAADLAMLRSLARRVENMLQAVPQAALVHTDWQPETIGLGLHIDAERANLAGLTHADIAVSVGAALNGRPLTELRERDRRIPVVARLRSDDRSRLSDLDNLYVYSVHGPQKLPLAQVASLATELETQRIQRRDRFRTITVVARPVPGALASQILKAVKPQLAQFQRELPPGYRLVVGGEQAKQVRGFKDLGTAMAISVGAIFLALVLQFNHAVKPLLVFAAVPFGVVGSIAALAVMGTPFGFMALMGIASLVGVIVSHVIVLFDCIEDKREEGEPLEQALVDAGIIRLRPVMITVAATVLALFPLALHGGPLWQPLCYAQIGGLTAATFVTLLLVPVLYSVCVYDLKLIRWRDADESES